ggtgtattgaggccatgcCCTCTTATCAATTAACGGCAAGAATATGCATTCATACGTGTTAACATAGCTCTGGGTCTTGTAGCAGGAGTCCACAAATCGCTCATAGGATAAGTGTCGTTTAATGCATacggcaagaacatgagaacaaggtaagtgaaATATGGAcggtttgttacaagtgcatttcatctcgctcatatcca
The sequence above is drawn from the Amaranthus tricolor cultivar Red isolate AtriRed21 chromosome 5, ASM2621246v1, whole genome shotgun sequence genome and encodes:
- the LOC130813509 gene encoding uncharacterized protein LOC130813509, which codes for MKCTCNKPSIFHLPCSHVLAVCIKRHLSYERFVDSCYKTQSYVNTYECIFLPLIDKRAWPQYTGVEVLHDPNHIRGLGRPKSRRIANEMDEGSRTRNTCRRCGIDGHNTRTCTSR